The following proteins are encoded in a genomic region of Papaver somniferum cultivar HN1 unplaced genomic scaffold, ASM357369v1 unplaced-scaffold_10, whole genome shotgun sequence:
- the LOC113326369 gene encoding protein BFR2-like, producing MARTKQTARKENQIPNLVEDVNAAKSYSRQRNKSNQSEKSNQPEKEMAPIRCSKNKKNKLAMVTPPYRPPCHRKYLNDGILRGKTPSEVAFFIREPRDPGGESSESSTLSSPVISATGSDEEEVAEHEKIPLGSEYADYDDGNDGKGGYGGNDDDEDEDGNDGNVGGSGDEEGDEDDGNGNEINDGGSGEEEEEVEEDEAQPQPKEKVPIAPSARYITPSICSLLVLAMGKPEVNLKTAAKFYLDMIARS from the exons atgGCTCGTACAAAACAGAccgctagaaaggaaaatcaaatcCCTAATCTCGTCGAGGACGTTAATGCAGCGAAGTCTTATTCGAGACAAAGGAATAAATCAAATCAGTCGGAGAAATCAAATCAGCCAGAGAAGGAAATGGCTCCAATCAGATG TagcaagaataaaaaaaataagctTGCCATGGTAACTCCTCCATACAGACCTCCCTGCCACAGAAAATACTTAAATGACGGTATATTACGAGGAAAAACACCGAGTGAGGTAGCCTTTTTTATCCGCGAACCCAGAGACCCAGGTGGTGAATCGTCTGAATCAAGCACTTTATCCTCTCCTGTTATATCTGCAActggaagtgatgaagaagaagtcgcGGAACATGAAAAAATTCCTTTAGGTAGTGAATATgctgattatgatgatggtaatgatggAAAGGGTGGTTATGGTG gtaatgatgatgatgaggatgaggatggtAATGATGGAAATGTTGGTGGTAGCGGTGATGAAGAGGGGGATGAGGATGATGGAAATGGTAATGAAATAAATGATGGTGGTAGtggtgaggaggaggaggaggttgaAGAGGATGAGGCGCAGCCACAGCCGAAGGAGAAAGTCCCAATCGCACCCAGCGCGCGATACATTACACCCAGCATTTGCAGCTTACTCGTCTTAGCAATGGGAAAGCCAGAGGTGAACCTAAAGACCGCggcaaagttctatttggatatgATAGCTC gatcataa